In Cicer arietinum cultivar CDC Frontier isolate Library 1 chromosome 1, Cicar.CDCFrontier_v2.0, whole genome shotgun sequence, one DNA window encodes the following:
- the LOC101493029 gene encoding uncharacterized protein, whose translation MAEEFSKAVEEGIRLSKRIYFGNDRAVSPPKPPTSMLKSNTAFLPTSPMVYAVIHDPAIVDNPDVPSYQPYVHGRCEPPALIPLHMINVVELKGDCYLNSAFLEVVGCWRLHCVSGSRACDCILAVPMGPQGSILGVEVSVHRKSYSTQLVDMEDKTGKDNVTRTQDGGFLKSNLFTLTIPQIDGGSNLSVKIRWSQKITCCNDVFSLNVPFNFPDYVNPAGKRMSKKEKVQLNVNAVTGSEIMCKTTSHPMKEIMRNAGSIGFSHETDVLSWSKFDFSFSYAVSSSQINGGVLLDSASLDDDDQRELFCMYLSPGNIQSKKVFRKDIVFVIDISGSMRGKLIDDTKNALQSALSKLHHDDSFSIIAFNGETYQFSTSMELASKDAVERAIQWININFVAGGDTNILHPLNMAIEMLSDAQRSVPIIFLVTDGTVEDERQICDMIKNHTIGGESMCPRIYTLGIGSFCNHYFLRMLAMISKGQHIAALDVDLVEPQMLKLFDKASSIVLANITMNFDDLDEVEVYPSHIPDLSSDSPLTLFGRYRGSFPDVLKVKGVLADFSNFVINLNIQNAKDMPIERVFAREQIEYLTAQAWLSKDKQLEQKVAKISLQTGFLSEYTHMAILENDHLKKAKQSDGTKVSKGKGGNVQGQRMILLPKLGIGFGNLTATSENIPPGVEDTSLSDGAEIFVKKAVDCCGSFCNHCCCCMCCIQACTKINNQCAIAFTQLCVGLGCYSCLSCCSDICCSGNES comes from the exons ATGGCAGAAGAATTTTCAAAAGCAGTAGAAGAAGGTATAAGATTATCAAAACGAATATACTTCGGTAACGATAGAGCAGTATCACCACCGAAACCACCAACATCAATGCTTAAATCAAACACCGCATTTCTTCCAACATCTCCCATGGTTTATGCGGTTATTCACGATCCTGCCATTGTTGATAATCCAGATGTACCTAGCTATCAACCTTACGTGCATGGGAGGTGTGAACCTCCTGCTCTTATTCCGCTTCATATGATTAATGTTGTTGAGCTTAAGGGGGATTGTTATTTAAATAGTGCGTTTCTTGAAGTTGTTGGATGTTGGAGGCTTCATTGTGTTTCTGGGAGTCGTGCTTGTGATTGTATTCTTGCTGTTCCTATGGGTCCTCAG GGTTCAATTCTAGGTGTGGAGGTTAGTGTTCATAGGAAATCATATTCTACTCAACTGGTTGATATGGAAGACAAAACTGGTAAAGATAATGTGACCAGAACTCAAGATGGAGGCTTTCTCAAGTCCAATTTGTTCACTTTGACTATACCACAg ATAGATGGAGGTTCAAATTTATCGGTTAAAATTAGATGGTCTCAGAAGATAACATGCTGCAATGATGTGTTCTCGTTGAATGTGCCATTTAACTTTCCGGATTATGTGAACCCTGCCGGGAAGAGGATGTCTAAAAAGGAAAAAGTACAATTAAACGTGAATGCTGTTACCGGTAGTGAGATAATGTGCAAAACAACAAGTCATCCTATGAAG GAAATAATGCGCAACGCTGGGAGCATAGGTTTCTCACATGAAACTGATGTTCTCTCCTggtcaaaatttgattttagctTTTCATATGCT GTCTCTTCAAGTCAAATAAATGGGGGGGTTCTTTTGGATTCTGCATCTTTGGATGATGATGATCAGAGAGAGCTGTTTTGCATGTACCTTTCTCCTGGAAATATTCAGAGTAAGAAG GTATTCAGAAAAGACATTGTATTCGTTATCGACATAAGTGGAAGTATGCGAGGAAAGCTAATTGATGACACAAAGAATGCATTACAATCTGCTCTCTCTAAGCTTCATCATGATGATTCATTTAGTATTATAGCATTTAATGGAGAGACATATCaattttcaacttcaatggaATTGGCTTCAAAGGATGCTGTTGAAAGGGCCATTCAATGGATCAACATAAACTTTGTTGCTGGGGGTGATACAAATATTTTGCATCCATTAAACATG GCAATAGAGATGCTTTCCGATGCCCAAAGATCAGTTCCAATTATTTTTCTAGTTACTGATGGAACTGTTGAAGATGAGAGACAAATTTGTGATATGATAAAGAATCATACAATCGGAGGAGAATCAATGTGCCCCCGAATTTACACTCTGGGCATAg GTTCATTCTGCAATCATTATTTCTTGCGGATGCTTGCCATGATTAGTAAGGGCCAACATATTGCAGCATTGGATGTAG ATTTGGTTGAGCCTCAAATGCTAAAACTATTTGATAAAGCTTCATCTATTGTTCTTGCAAATATCACGATGAACTTCGATGATCTGGATGAAGTTGAG GTGTACCCGTCGCATATTCCGGATCTTTCATCAGATAGTCCATTGACTTTATTCGGAAGATACAGGGGAAGCTTTCCAGATGTTCTTAAAGTAAAAGGTGTCTTGGCTGATTTCAGTAACTTTgtaataaatttgaatatacAAAATGCTAAGGACATGCCTATAGAAAGG GTTTTTGCAAGAGAACAAATAGAGTATCTTACTGCTCAAGCATGGCTTTCTAAAGATAAACAACTAGAACAGAAG GTTGCAAAAATAAGCTTACAAACCGGCTTTTTGTCCGAGTATACACACATGGCAATTCTTGAGAATGATCATCTAAAGAAAGCCAAGCAATCAGATGGAACAAAA GTATCAAAAGGGAAAGGTGGTAATGTCCAAGGCCAGAGAATGATTTTGCTCCCAAAATTAGGTATAGGCTTTGGCAACTTGACTGCAACATCCGAGAACATTCCACCAGGAGTTGAAGATACAAGTTTGTCTGATGGTGCTGAAATCTTTGTTAAGAAAGCCGTAGATTGTTGTGGAAGCTTCTGCAATCATTGCTGTTGTTGCATGTGCTGCATCCAAGCCTGTACCAAGATAAACAACCAATGTGCAATTGCATTTACTCAGCTTTGTGTTGGTTTAGGATGCTACAGCTGCCTCAGCTGTTGTTCTGATATATGTTGTTCTGGAAATGAAAGTTGA
- the LOC101502696 gene encoding protein LAZ1 homolog 2: MASNHFLNYEGIYNNIHQPGLIIAGCSVLVALVLSLFLIFQHLRSYTNPSEQKWIVAVISMVPIYATESIISLWNPRLSLACDILRNYYEAFALYSFGRYLIACLGGERRVVELLEDESEEHLKKPLLHSSDENNGMEHRSFCNFFWHPCKLGKDLLSIEKFGLVQYMILKTVCAFLAIILEHFGVYGDGEFKWYYGYPYIAVVLNFSQMWALYCLVQFYKVTHERLQPIKPLAKFISFKAIVFATWWQGVGIVLLCTFRVLPNEGKLQTGLQDFLICIEMAIAAVAHVFVFSAKPYHFLPASYAHGKVTKETLEARLEIDEEGEKKPAVVKETTTQVEAPRTSVTESVQDIVVEGGQRVVKDVVLTINQAIEPVEKGVTKIQQTFHHKTVVSSDDEEEETDVAIETNVTENLTGK; encoded by the exons ATGGCATCAAATCATTTCTTAAACTATGAAGGAATATATAACAATATTCACCAACCTGGTCTCATCATTGCGGGGTGTTCTGTGCTTGTAGCTCTAGTGCTCTCCctttttctcatttttcaaCATCTTCGATCATATACCAATCCTTCG GAACAAAAGTGGATTGTTGCAGTCATTTCTATGGTCCCGATCTATGCTACCGAGTCT ATTATTTCTTTGTGGAATCCAAGATTATCTCTTGCTTGTGACATTTTAAGAAACTACTATGAAGCCTTTGCTCTATATTCTTTTGGAAGATATCTGATAGCCTGTCTTG GTGGTGAAAGAAGGGTTGTAGAACTACTCGAAGATGAATCTGAAGAACACCTCAAAAAGCCCTTGTTGCATAGTTCAGACGAGAATAATGGCATGGAACATAGATCGTTTTGCAACTTCTTTTGGCATCCATGCAAGCTTGGAAAAGATCTTCTTTCTATTGAAAAATTCGGTCTTGTCCAATAT ATGATCCTGAAGACTGTTTGTGCATTCTTAGCAATTATACTGGAACATTTTGGCGTTTATGGTGATGGTGAATTCAAATGGTACTACGG GTATCCATATATAGCAGTAGTATTGAATTTCAGCCAAATGTGGGCACTTTACTGTCTTGTGCAGTTCTATAAGGTTACTCATGAGAGGCTTCAACCAATAAAGCCACTTGCAAAGTTCATCAGTTTTAAGGCTATAGTGTTTGCTACTTGGTGGCAAGGTGTAGGCATTGTGCTATTGTGTACATTTAGAGTGCTACCCAATGAAGGAAAATTGCAAACTGGCCTGCAGGATTTCTTAATCTGTATAGAG ATGGCCATTGCAGCTGTTGCTCATGTATTTGTATTTTCTGCAAAACCATATCATTTTCTTCCAGCTTCTTATGCACATGGTAAAGTCACAAAGGAAACATTAGAAGCAAGGTTGGAGATAGATGAAGAGGGGGAGAAGAAACCAGCTGTGGTTAAAGAGACAACAACTCAAGTGGAGGCTCCAAGAACAAGTGTCACAGAGAGCGTCCAAGATATAGTTGTTGAAGGCGGTCAACGA GTTGTCAAGGATGTTGTACTGACAATAAATCAAGCGATAGAGCCGGTGGAAAAGGGAGTGACTAAAATTCAGCAGACTTTCCATCACAAAACAGTAGTTTCATCAGATGACGAGGAAGAAGAAACAGATGTAGCAATTGAGACAAATGTCACAGAAAATCTCACAGGGAAA
- the LOC101502391 gene encoding pentatricopeptide repeat-containing protein At5g43790 — protein MKPQSPIFNHPTLLKLQKCNNLNTLKQIHAQIVTTGLSFQTYCLSHLINISSKFNLPYACTIFNYIPNPTIFLYNTLISSLINQHSKIHLAFKLYNKIIIHKSLQPNSFTFPSLLKACCSNPTWFQFGPKLHTHVLKLLQPPFDHFVQASLLNFYAKYGKLCVSRYLFDQINGPDLATWNIILGSYANSVSHHGYSTRFDDANLSLEALYLFHEMQVAQIKPNEVTIVALISACSNLGALSQGFWFHCFVLRNKLKMNRFVGTALVDMYSKCGCLNLACQLFDEMPESNKDTFCYNAMIGGFALHGYGNQALELYRKMKFKGFVPDAATFVVTMFACSHVGLVEKGLEIFKSMKEVPGMEPKLEHYGCLIDLLGRAGRLKEAEEWLQDMPMKPNAVLWRSLLGAARLHGNFDVGEVALRKLIELEPETSGNYVLLSNMYASVARWDDVNRVRMVMKHNGVNKLPGFSLVEINGSMHEFLTGDKTHPFSKEIYLKIEEVNRRVQEYGHKARTSEVLFDVEEEDKEGVLSYHSERLAIAFALIASPSSLVIRIIKNLRVCGDCHVITKLISAAYRRDIVVRDRNRFHHFKDGSCSCLDYW, from the coding sequence atgAAACCCCAAAGCCCCATATTTAACCACCCAACACTCCTAAAGTTGCAAAAATGCAACAACCTCAATACCCTTAAACAAATCCATGCCCAAATCGTAACAACTGGTCTTTCATTTCAAACATATTGTCTTAGTCACCTCATTAACATATCCTCCAAATTTAACTTACCCTATGCTTGCACAATCTTTAATTATATCCCAAACCCAACAATTTTCCTCTACAATACACTCATTTCGTCATTGATTAATCAACATAGTAAAATCCATCTAGCATTCAAactttataacaaaattatcatACACAAAAGTCTCCAACCTAATAGTTTCACTTTTCCCTCTCTTTTGAAGGCTTGTTGTTCTAACCCAACATGGTTTCAATTTGGCCCAAAACTTCATACCCATGTTTTGAAATTGCTTCAACCACCCTTTGATCATTTTGTTCAAGCTTCATTGCTTAATTTTTATGCTAAATATGGGAAATTGTGCGTGTCTAGATATCTTTTTGATCAAATTAATGGACCTGATTTGGCCACATGGAATATTATTTTGGGTTCTTATGCAAATAGTGTGAGTCATCATGGTTACTCAACTAGATTTGATGATGCTAATTTGTCTTTAGAGGCATTGTATTTGTTTCATGAAATGCAAGTTGCTCAAATTAAACCTAATGAAGTTACAATTGTTGCATTAATTAGTGCATGTTCTAATTTAGGTGCTCTTAGTCAAGGTTTTTGGTTTCATTGTTTTGTTTTAAGGAACAAGCTTAAGATGAATAGGTTTGTGGGAACTGCATTGGTTGATATGTATTCAAAATGTGGATGTTTGAATCTTGCATGTCAACTGTTTGATGAAATGCCTGAAAGTAATAAAGACACATTTTGCTATAATGCTATGATTGGTGGTTTTGCTCTTCATGGTTATGGGAATCAAGCACTTGAACTTTATAGAAAGATGAAGTTTAAGGGTTTTGTTCCTGATGCTGCAACTTTTGTGGTTACTATGTTTGCTTGTTCTCATGTTGGACTAGTCGAAAAAGGGTTGGAGATTTTCAAGTCCATGAAGGAGGTTCCCGGGATGGAACCGAAACTCGAGCATTATGGATGCCTGATTGATCTTCTGGGTCGAGCCGGGCGATTAAAGGAGGCAGAGGAGTGGTTACAAGATATGCCGATGAAACCAAATGCTGTTTTGTGGAGGTCTTTACTTGGTGCAGCAAGACTTCATGGGAATTTTGATGTTGGAGAAGTTGCTCTCAGAAAGTTAATAGAGTTAGAACCAGAAACTAGTGGAAACTATGTGCTTTTGTCTAATATGTATGCTAGTGTTGCTAGATGGGATGATGTTAATAGAGTGCGGATGGTGATGAAACATAATGGAGTTAACAAATTACCGGGTTTTAGCCTAGTCGAAATAAATGGTTCCATGCATGAGTTTCTTACAGGTGACAAAACTCATCCATTTTCAAAggaaatatatttgaaaattgaagagGTTAATAGAAGAGTTCAAGAATATGGTCACAAAGCAAGAACATCAGAGGTTTTGTTTGATGTAGAAGAAGAAGATAAGGAAGGCGTTCTTTCTTACCATAGTGAAAGACTAGCCATAGCATTTGCTCTTATCGCATCTCCTTCAAGTTTAGTCATAAGAATTattaaaaaccttagagtttgTGGGGATTGCCATGTGATTACTAAGTTAATATCGGCTGCTTATCGAAGAGATATTGTCGTTAGAGATCGAAATCGGTTTCATCATTTTAAAGATGGGAGTTGCTCTTGTCTTGATTACTGGTGA